The following DNA comes from Amycolatopsis albispora.
CGGTTGCTCGGGTACCCGGGGCCGAACAGCGCAAACCGGCCTGATTGAGGGGCTGGTGCGCGGGGTAGCCGAACGGCAACAGCCCACGGGAGGTTAAAACGATGACGCAGGACGACCGGTCGGTCTCCCAGTTGGTGGGGGACGCGTCCGAGCAGTTGAGCAGGCTGGTCCGCGACGAGATGCGCCTGGCCACCGCGGAACTCCAGCGCAAGGGCAAGCGGATGGGCACCGGCGCCGGCCTGGCCGGTGCCGCCGGGTTCATCGCCGTGCTGGCGGTGGTGACCCTGGTGGCGGCGGCGGTGCTCGGCCTGGCCGTGGTACTGCCGGGCTGGGCCGCCGCGTTGATCGTGGCCGGTGCCCTGCTGGTGGTGGCCGGGATCGCCGGGCTGGCCGGCCGCGCGCAGCTCAAGCGCGGCACGCCGCCGGTACCGGAGGAAGCCATGTCGAGCGTGCGCACCGACGTCAAGGTGCTGAAGGAGAGCGTGCACACATGAGCAGCACCGAGAAGAAGAAGTCCGAGTTCCCGCACGACGCCGAGCAGGCGCGCGTGGACATCGAACTGACCAGGCAGGAGCTCGGCGAGACGGTGGAAGCCTTGGCGCACAAGGTGAACGTGCCCGCGCGCGCCAAGGAGCAGGCGCAGCACGCGGCGGTGTCCGTGCGCCGCAACCCGTGGCCGGTCGCCGGTGGCGGGGCCGCGCTGGTGGCGCTGATCGTGCTGCTGCTGGTCCGCAGGAGCCGGAAATGAACAAGATGCTGTACAAGCCGCTCGGCATGGTGGTCAGCTCGCTCGGCGGGCTGGCGGCGAGCATGCTGTTCAAGCAGATCTGGCGGCGGGTGTCCGGTGAGGACGACGCGCCCGACGCCACCGACGCGAAGTACGGCTGGGCCGAGGTGGTGATCGCGGCCGCCGTGCAGGGCGCCATCTTCGGCGCGGTGAAGGCGGCGGTCGACCGCGCGGGAGCCGAGAGCTACCGCAAGGCCACCGGCGACTGGCCCGGCGACGAATAGAAGAACGACGAACAAAGAACAGAGCCACTCATTCGCCGTCGGTCGCGGGCACGGGTTCGGCACCGCGACGGCGGCGAATGTGGTGGGGCACCACGAACCACAGCACGCCGAACAGCAGACCGACCGCCGGGCCGATGACGGCCATGGTGATCGCGCCGAAGATGACCTTGGCGATCAGCGAAACCGTCGCGGTGACCGCGGCGGCCAGGCAGATCAGCCCGCCCAGCACGGACTTGTTGCCGATCTGCAGGATGTCCTCGCGCCGCCCTTCCCGGAACAGCATCCGGTGCCAGACCGGGGGAGCGGCGAGCAACGCGGTCGAGGTGGCGGCCAGCAGCACGGCGGCCAGGTGCAGGCCCTTCTCGAACCCGCTGGCGGCGCGGAACAGGTCCGTGAACGCCACCGTAAGCAGGAAGCCGAACAGGAACTGCACCGCCGCCTGTGCCACCCGCAGCTCGCCCAGCAACTCGGCGACGTTGCGGGCGAGCTGCTCGTCACGTGATTCGGCGATCGGACGGCTGCTCACCCGTTCGTGGTACCCAGTACGGCCCGGTTTCATGCCGGGCTCACTCGCCGATGCGGACACCGTCCGGATCCCTGCCCGGGAGCAGGCCGCGCCAGCGCGGGGTGCGCAGGCAGGCCGCGTCGGTCCAGCCGCGGAAAACCACCTCGCCGACCAGGCACGGGCGCACCCAGTGCGCGTCACGGCTCTGCGGGCCGGGTACCGAGTGGAACGGCGAGGTTTTGCGTTCGAGCCGCCCGAGCCGCCGGGCCAGCACCTCCAGCGC
Coding sequences within:
- a CDS encoding DUF6328 family protein, whose translation is MSSRPIAESRDEQLARNVAELLGELRVAQAAVQFLFGFLLTVAFTDLFRAASGFEKGLHLAAVLLAATSTALLAAPPVWHRMLFREGRREDILQIGNKSVLGGLICLAAAVTATVSLIAKVIFGAITMAVIGPAVGLLFGVLWFVVPHHIRRRRGAEPVPATDGE
- a CDS encoding phage holin family protein, translating into MTQDDRSVSQLVGDASEQLSRLVRDEMRLATAELQRKGKRMGTGAGLAGAAGFIAVLAVVTLVAAAVLGLAVVLPGWAAALIVAGALLVVAGIAGLAGRAQLKRGTPPVPEEAMSSVRTDVKVLKESVHT
- a CDS encoding DUF4235 domain-containing protein; its protein translation is MNKMLYKPLGMVVSSLGGLAASMLFKQIWRRVSGEDDAPDATDAKYGWAEVVIAAAVQGAIFGAVKAAVDRAGAESYRKATGDWPGDE
- a CDS encoding DUF3618 domain-containing protein, which produces MSSTEKKKSEFPHDAEQARVDIELTRQELGETVEALAHKVNVPARAKEQAQHAAVSVRRNPWPVAGGGAALVALIVLLLVRRSRK